In Longimicrobium sp., the genomic window TGCAACGACCGTTCCTCCGCCCGGCGCACGTTCCTTGCGAGCGGGGTTCGCTCCCGCGCACGGCGCAAGGTGCGCGGCCGCAACGGCTTCGGCGGAGTGATGGAGATACGCCGCCGCGGCCGGGGGCGACCGGAACCAGACGATGGGAGGGACGATGACCAGGCGGAACCAGGACCCGGATTTCGACCGCGACGAGATCGCGGAGGACGACCCGCTGGGCGAGCAGGCGTTCGCCGAGGCCGGGTTCGAGGACGCGCCCGACGGCGGCCCGGCCTTCAGCGCGCCGGGGATGGACGACGAGCCGTCGAAGCGGCCGGGCGGCGGCGGGCAGAAGGTGGCCGGCGTGCCGGAGTCGCGGCAGCACCTGACCAACACCCCCAGCGACCAGCGCCCCGATACCTCGATGGGCGTCATCAAGGAGCGCGGCGGCGAGGGGAAGGGCGATCCGGCGGTGGGGGGAACGCGGCCGGACTAGAGGGATGAAAAGAAGTCCCAGGTCCTGAGTGCCAAGTCCTGAGTGATGATCGAGAGCTTGCGATCCGTTCACTTGGGACTTAGCACTCAGGACTTGGGACTTTCTGTTTCCTTTCGATCTGTCCGATGCCCAGACTCCCCTTCGACATCAACGCGGTCATCCGGCGCATCCGCGCGGCCGTGAAGCCGTATCCCCGCGCGGCGCTGTTCGAGCTGCGCGACGAGGGGTTCGGCAGCGCGTTCGAGCAGCTGGCCGCGTGCCTCATCTCCATCCGCACGCGCGACGAGGTGACGCTGCCGACGGCCCGGCGCCTCTTCGCCCGCGCGCGCACGCCGAAGCAGGTCGCCGCGCTGACGGTGGGCGAGGTGGACGAGCTGATCGGCACCTGCGCCTTCCACGAGGCCAAGGCGCGGCAGATCCACGCGATCGCGCAGGTGTGCGTCGCGGAGCACGGCGGCCAGGTGCCGTGCGACGAGGCGACGATCCTCGGCTTCTCGGGGGTCGGGCCCAAGTGCGGCAACCTCGTCCTCGGCATCGCCTGCGGACAGCCCAGGATCGGCGTGGACATCCACGTGCACCGCGTCACCAACCGCTGGGGCTACGTCGCCGCCCCCAATCCCGAGGCGACGATGGCGGCGCTGCAGGAGGTGCTTCCCACCAAGTACCACGTGGAGATCAACGAGCTGCTGGTGCCCTTCGGCAAGCACGTCTGCACCGGCCGCGCGCCGAAGTGCTCCACCTGCCCCGTGCTGGAGTGGTGCCGCCAGGTCGGCGTGACGGAGCACCGGTAGCCAGGGTAGATCGGAGTCGACGGCTGGAGGGTTGAGGACGTATCTCGGCCTCTCCGCAGAATCAACGACGCGAGGCCCGGCATCGTGGGAGTGATGCCGGGCCTCGCTCTTCACCTTCGCGTCGCCGCTTCCGATGTCTTACGGCTGCGGCGGGCCTCCGGGGCCGCCGGGGCCGCGGCGCTGCGGCATCATGGCGCGGGCGTGCTCCTGCTGGTCGGCGGTGAGGACGGCCATCGCGCGCTCCATCGCCTGGCGGTTGTTGTCGCGCACCTGCTGCATCAGCGGGCGCAGCCGCTCCATCGCCGCGCGCTGCTCGGGGGTCATCTCGCCGCCCATCATCATCCCGCCCATCTCGCCGCGGTGCGCCTGCAGCGAATCGAGGGGCGCCGCGTTCCGCGTCTGCAACTCCTGCGCGATGGCGGTGACCCGCGACACCTGGTCGGCCGAGAGGCCCAGCGACTGCGCGCTGTCCACCAGCACCTGCACGGGGTTGCGCATCATGCCGCGGCCGCCGCCGGGCCCGCCCTGCGCGTTGCCGGACGATACCGCCGCCAGCAGCGCCAGCGCCGCCGCGGGAAGCACGCGGGTGAAGATTCGGCTCATCGGATTGGATCTCCATCGGGGAAGAGGTGCCGCCCGCCGCGTCACCATCGGCGGCGTCAGATCAACAGACACGCCCCATCTCCCGGCGGTTAATGAGGTGGAGATGAAGACGGAGACGGCGGACGAGCCGCAGCCCATCCGCCGTCATCCCATCGTCTTACCCGATCGCCATCACGGAGATGCCGGAGCGGGTGCTGCAGCCGGGGCCGAGCCCTGGCGCGGCGGGCCGGTCCAGCGGTCCAGGTTGCGGCGCCGCCGCTCGCGGTCTTCGTCGTACTGCCTGCGCTGCGAGGGCGTCATCACCTCGCGGATCTCGCGGCTGGTGCTGTCGGACGCGGCGCGCAGCTGCGGCCGCACGGCGGACATCAGCGAGTCCACCCGCGGGCGCCGCCGCTGCAGGATGGCGTCCACGCGCCGCGTCTGCTCGTCGGAAAGGCCGTAGCGGTGCTGCAGCACCTCGCCCTGCGTGCGCGCCTCCCGCTCGGCATCGTGGCGCTCGCGGGCGCGCACGCGCTCCCACGCCGCGCCGGCCAGCGCGCCGGCCACGAAGGTCAGCACCAGCGCCAGCGAGGCCATCACCCAAACCCGCCGGGGAGAAAGGGGGCTCACCGGCCCTCCGGGTCGGGCACCAGCACCTGGTCCGGCCCGCGCGCCCCGTCGCCCCCCTCCACCCAGCCGGCCAGCGCCACGGGCACGCCCATGGCCTCGCCCACGCCGGGCTCGGCGGCCAGCGCGGAAGGCGGCGCCGGGCGCTCGCCGGCGTACGCCAGCAGCCCCGCCGCGGCAATCACCAGCGCGGCCGCGGCGGCCAGCGCCGGGCGCACCCAGCGGGCCAGCGGCGCCGCCGGCCCCGCGGCGAAGCGGCGCCGCGCCAGCTCCGGCGCGGCGGCGTCGCGGGTGCGGCGCAGCAGCGCCTCCCAGCGCTCCGGGTCGCGCCGCGGGTCCAGCCCGTTCAGGTCTCGGAAGTCGTGGATCATGACGGTTCCTCGCGGTATGTCGGCCCGAGCAGCGCGCGCAGCGCCCGCCGGGCATGGTGCAGGTGAACGCGCGCGGCGCCCTCGCTGGTGCCCACCGCGTCGGCGATCTCGCGGTGCGTCCACCCCTGCACGTCGTACAGCAGCACCACCTCGCGCTGCGTGGGTGTCAGGTGCGTGAGCGCGTCGGCCAGGCGCTCGCGCAGCTCCGCGTCCTCGGCGTCGCTCCCGGGGCCGCGGGCGCGCGACGGCGCCTCCACGGCCGCGTCCAGCGGCAGCGCGCGGCGCACGCGCTCGCGGCGGCGCAGGTTGTGGGCGCGGTTGCGCACGATCTGCAGCAGCCACCCCACGAACGCCTCGGGACGGCGGACCTCGTCCAGCCGCTCCAGCGCGGTCACGAAGGCGTCCTGGCACACGTCCTCGGCGTCGGCGCGCTCGCCGGTGTGCGCCAGCGCCACCGCGTACGCCGCCCGCATGTGGCGGCGCATCAGCGCGTCGAAGGCGCCGCCGTCTCCACGGCGGACCCGCTCGATGAGAAGGGCGTCGGATTCGGTCATGCGGTGCGGGCGCCAGGCGGCCGTCCCGGGCCGGAGCGCCGGGACCGGGACGACTGATACCCCGCCGGCGTCACCGGGGTGCGCCCAGCTGCTGCCGCACCGAGTTCCGCAGCGCCGCCGGCACCCGGCGCCACTGCTCGGGCGTCAGGATGTGCTCCGCCTGGTCCAGCGCCTTCTGCACGTTCTGCCGCCCCTCGTTCAGCCGCGGGCCGATGCGGCGGAAGATGGCCTGCGGGTCGGCCGCGGCGCCGCCCTGCTGCGCCTGCTGGAAGGCGCCCGCCAGCGCCTGTCCCACCTCGGCGCGGATCGGGGCGTTCCGGGCCTTCAGCGTGTCGTTCACCACCCGCAGCTGCGCCACCTGCTCGTCCGTCAGCCGCAGCGTGTCCTTCAGCAGGAGCAGCGCGTCGATCGGCTGCGGGATCAGCCGGTCCACGAAGGCCGACGGATCGGGCGCGCCGCCCTGCCCGCGGTCGCCGCCCGCGCCACCGCGGAAGCCGCCGCGATCGCCCCGGTCGCCGCCCGGGCCTCCGGGGCCGCCCGCTCCGCCGCCTCCGAACGCGATCCCCAGCAGCCCGCCGCCCGCCCCCGTCTGCACCCGTCCCAGGCCGATCCGCGCCGTCAGCTGCACACCGAAGGGCGAGCCCGCCGAGGTGCGGAAGACGCGCGTCTGCCCGAATCCCTCGTTCACGCGGTAGCGGTACTGTCGCGTCGCCGGGTCGAACCCCGTGGGGTAGAGCAGGACGTTGTCCGGCCGCCCGCCCTGTCCCCAGCCGTGCAGGCCGTCGCCGCCGTGGAAGAGCAGGTCCAGCCCGGCGGGAAGGTTGAAGGCGTCCAGGCTCACGGTCACCCGGCGCTGCAGCCGCGCGTTCTGCGGCGTGTACGCGGCGCGGAAGTCCAGCGACTCGGTCCACGGCCCGCGGCAGCTGTTGCGCCCGGCGATGCGCCCCGTCTGCGCGCGCAGGCAGCTGGAGATGCGGCCGGGCCCCGCCAGCACCCGCGACAGCCCGGCGGCGACCGCGGTGTCGGAGACGGCGGAGGGGTCGAAGACGAACGCCGCGTCGTTGCGCGCGCCGTCGCCGTTCACGTCGCCGCCCACCATGGGCGTGTAGGGCGATCCGGAGCTGGCGCGCCCGATCAGGCTGGTCTCCAGCGAGCGCCCGAAGGTCTTCCCCAGCACCAGGGTGAACGAGTGGCGGCGGTCCTGGTCGCTAGGCGCCCACTCGTGCTCGTTGGGGTTCCCGCGCGTGGGCGTGAACTGGAAGCCCAGCGACGGCCCGCCGAAACCGAACGAGGTCTGGTCGCGCGAGCGCGTGAGCGTGTAGCTGGCCTGCGCGGAGACGAGCCGCGGCAGCAGCCCGTTCACGCTCATCGTCAGCTGCTCCGTCTGCGAGGCCAGGTCCGAGCTCAGCTCGTACACGCGG contains:
- a CDS encoding endonuclease III, which gives rise to MPRLPFDINAVIRRIRAAVKPYPRAALFELRDEGFGSAFEQLAACLISIRTRDEVTLPTARRLFARARTPKQVAALTVGEVDELIGTCAFHEAKARQIHAIAQVCVAEHGGQVPCDEATILGFSGVGPKCGNLVLGIACGQPRIGVDIHVHRVTNRWGYVAAPNPEATMAALQEVLPTKYHVEINELLVPFGKHVCTGRAPKCSTCPVLEWCRQVGVTEHR
- a CDS encoding sigma-70 family RNA polymerase sigma factor, whose amino-acid sequence is MTESDALLIERVRRGDGGAFDALMRRHMRAAYAVALAHTGERADAEDVCQDAFVTALERLDEVRRPEAFVGWLLQIVRNRAHNLRRRERVRRALPLDAAVEAPSRARGPGSDAEDAELRERLADALTHLTPTQREVVLLYDVQGWTHREIADAVGTSEGAARVHLHHARRALRALLGPTYREEPS